In Nocardia sputorum, a single genomic region encodes these proteins:
- a CDS encoding DUF1330 domain-containing protein, with protein sequence MPAYGFAHLRSRRPHPDILEYLERIQATLDPFGGRFVIHGPPAEVVEGSWPGSMVLIEFPGMTEAREWYHSPAYQEILPLRAEHIDGDLLLIEGVGPGYDPRERAAKLRAAAG encoded by the coding sequence ATGCCCGCCTATGGCTTCGCCCACCTCCGCAGTCGCAGGCCCCACCCCGACATCCTCGAATACCTGGAACGCATCCAGGCCACCTTGGATCCGTTCGGCGGTCGCTTCGTCATCCACGGTCCTCCGGCCGAGGTCGTCGAGGGCAGCTGGCCCGGCAGCATGGTGCTGATCGAGTTTCCCGGGATGACCGAAGCCCGGGAGTGGTACCACTCGCCCGCCTATCAGGAGATCCTGCCGTTGCGCGCCGAGCACATCGACGGCGACCTCCTGCTCATCGAGGGCGTCGGCCCCGGCTACGACCCGCGCGAACGCGCCGCCAAGCTGCGAGCCGCTGCCGGCTGA